TCCATTTTTTTTATCAATGAATTGAATGATGTCTTTGGAGCAATTGTGTTTTAGATAAGAGGTGCCTTTCACTTGATTAAAGGGCAGCGATTGACGAATGCTTGTGCCTCCCGTTTTGGTAACATGGATAAAAATGACATCGGTTCGATTTTTAAGAAAAAAAGGGTATTTTGGAGGGTGAAAAAATTGAGTAAATCGATTAAACATATCTGAAATTTTTATTTTTGACAGTGTATTTAATGTCCAAGTGTACAGTTATTCTTTTATAGGTGGACATAGTTCTCATGAATTAAGTCTATTTTATATCAAAAAAAACAGACTCTGTCTATTTAAAAAAAGATTGGCGAATTTACTTAAAATTTAAAATCCTACCATGAAAATTGCCATCATAGCCGACCCATTAGACAATCAATCAGCAGGTATTCATACCTATGTCAAACAATTCATAAATGCTTTGGTCGAACACGACAAGGAAAACGAATACATTCTAATCAGAGAAAAAAAAGATCCAAGCATCTCCTTTCGACAAATTGCCATTCCGAATATTCGATTGCCAATTGGCTTCGCATCCATGCGTTTATTTTTTATTATACCATTGATTTTGAGTTGGTTGCGTGTGGATGTGGTATTGGAACCTGCACATTTTGGTCCTTTCAATCTACCGAAGCGAATCAAGCGCATTACTGTTATCCATGACCTTACACCACTTCTATTTCCACAATTTCATCGTTTTCACAGTCAGTTACTCCAAAGAATTTTTTTGAAGATAATTTTAAAAAAAACGAATCTCATCCTATCCAACTCTCAACACACTACCCAAGATATTACCCAATTTTTCCCGTTTACAAAATCAAAAATTAGCACCATTTTATTGGGAGGAGACTCTGAATTTCGACCAGTAGCCTCCCGTACATATCTTGACAAAAACGAAGTTTCTCAAACCTATTTTTTATTCACAGGCACCATTGAACCCCGCAAGAATTTAACTTTATTGCTCGAAGCCTACCATCAGTTTCGTAAAAGAATTGAAGAGAGAGTTCTGCTTATTATCACAGGCAAAGAAGGCTGGAAAACGACCGATTTTCACCAAAAACTTGAAAAACATGCCTTTCGCCAAGACATTATACTAACAGGCTTTGTGGA
This window of the Chitinophagales bacterium genome carries:
- a CDS encoding glycosyltransferase family 1 protein — translated: MKIAIIADPLDNQSAGIHTYVKQFINALVEHDKENEYILIREKKDPSISFRQIAIPNIRLPIGFASMRLFFIIPLILSWLRVDVVLEPAHFGPFNLPKRIKRITVIHDLTPLLFPQFHRFHSQLLQRIFLKIILKKTNLILSNSQHTTQDITQFFPFTKSKISTILLGGDSEFRPVASRTYLDKNEVSQTYFLFTGTIEPRKNLTLLLEAYHQFRKRIEERVLLIITGKEGWKTTDFHQKLEKHAFRQDIILTGFVEKKSLIELYSHSLALIYPSLYEGFGLPVLEALSCQTNVICSNRSSLPEVGGDVAYYFNPESAEDLLQQMIVVYTNPQANQDKLLAQAEKFSWKKYANSFVQELSHLGK